A genomic window from Streptomyces sp. NBC_01429 includes:
- a CDS encoding acyl-CoA dehydrogenase family protein produces MPVFSLDPEQTAWCAELRALAARRLRPLAEQGEPGRVNRELLAVLGELGLLERLFTCGALDLCLLRESLAQGCTEAETALALQGLGTYPLVLAGTEAQRARWLPEVGAGRAVAAFALSEPGAGSDAAALSLRAVPDGRGDAGGWLLTGEKRWISNAPEADFYTVFARTGGGAGARGVTAFLVPSGRPGLTGSAIEMLAPHPVGALAFDAVPVTRADVLGEVDHGFRVAMDTLNLFRPSVGAFAVGMAQTALDAAVRHTATRTAFGGPLSGLQAVSHQVAEVATRIEAARLLVYAAACAYDTGAPDVPARSAMAKLYATETAQFAVDTAVQLHGARALQRGHPLEHLYREVRAPRIYEGASEVQRTIIAKELYRSADNSPQEER; encoded by the coding sequence ATGCCCGTATTCTCGCTCGATCCGGAACAGACCGCGTGGTGCGCCGAACTGCGCGCCCTGGCCGCGCGGCGGCTGCGTCCGCTCGCCGAGCAGGGCGAACCGGGCCGGGTGAACCGGGAGCTGCTCGCCGTCCTCGGTGAACTCGGCCTGCTGGAAAGGCTGTTCACCTGCGGAGCGTTGGATCTGTGTCTGCTCAGGGAGTCCCTCGCCCAGGGCTGCACGGAGGCCGAGACCGCGCTCGCGCTCCAGGGGCTCGGTACGTACCCGCTCGTGCTGGCCGGTACGGAGGCGCAGCGCGCCCGCTGGCTGCCCGAGGTCGGCGCGGGCCGCGCCGTGGCCGCCTTCGCGCTGAGCGAGCCGGGCGCGGGATCGGACGCGGCCGCGCTCTCCCTGCGGGCCGTCCCGGACGGCCGCGGCGACGCGGGAGGCTGGCTGCTGACCGGCGAGAAGCGCTGGATCTCCAACGCGCCCGAGGCCGACTTCTACACCGTCTTCGCCCGGACGGGCGGCGGCGCCGGCGCCCGCGGTGTGACCGCCTTCCTGGTGCCCTCGGGACGGCCGGGGCTGACCGGCTCCGCGATCGAGATGCTCGCCCCGCACCCCGTCGGCGCCCTCGCCTTCGACGCCGTACCGGTCACCCGCGCCGATGTGCTCGGCGAGGTGGACCACGGCTTCCGGGTCGCCATGGACACCCTGAACCTCTTCCGCCCCAGCGTCGGCGCCTTCGCCGTCGGCATGGCGCAGACCGCGCTGGACGCGGCGGTCCGCCACACCGCGACCCGTACCGCGTTCGGCGGCCCGCTGAGCGGCCTCCAGGCGGTCTCCCACCAGGTCGCGGAGGTGGCGACCCGGATCGAGGCGGCCCGGCTGCTGGTGTACGCGGCGGCCTGCGCCTACGACACCGGCGCGCCCGATGTGCCCGCGCGCTCGGCGATGGCCAAGCTGTACGCCACCGAGACCGCCCAGTTCGCCGTCGACACCGCCGTCCAGCTGCACGGCGCCCGCGCCCTCCAGCGCGGCCATCCGCTGGAACACCTCTACCGGGAGGTCAGGGCGCCGCGCATCTACGAGGGCGCCAGCGAGGTCCAGCGCACCATCATCGCCAAGGAGTTGTACCGGTCGGCGGACAACTCCCCTCAGGAGGAGCGGTGA
- a CDS encoding S8 family peptidase has translation MLTDRRRAGAAMVAALLIAGLTSGAASGATSAAAADGTGSFRAFAAKTRQAESATSVVTLITGDQVRVDATGRVTRVQPAKGREGVRMKVNRVAGQVYVLPADAAELVAQGKLDRRLFNVTGLLKAEYDDAHRATLPLIVSYEKDTDRKARAKTAIAGADVSVRRVLPAVRGEALTAPKEDAADVWEALTAPGDPRSESREAAPGIARVWLDGKRRAALDKSVPQIGAPTAWQAGYDGTGVKIAVLDTGVDQTHPDLKGVEIAQKDFSGSGNTVDHVGHGTHVASIAAGSGAKSGGKYKGVAPGAKVLDGKVLDDNGWGDDSGIIAGMQWAADQGARIANLSLGGQDTAETDPLEAAVDKLSAEKNILFVIAAGNEGPDAGTIGSPGSAASALTVGAVDSSDRIADFSSVGPTADGSLKPDITAPGVDIVAAKAAKGVIGDPAADGYVAMSGTSMATPHVAGAAAILAQEHPDWTGARIKQALTSSAKSGSGLTPYQQGTGRVDLTKAITQTVVSEQTSVNFGTQQWPHTDDKPVTEKITYSNSGTRDVTLDLSLETTGPKGKAAPAGFFTLGANQVTVPAGGTVSVDLTANTGVGSQDGAFSGTVVARSAADGQGVRTTFGAVREVESYDLTVKFIDAKGKPSRSAATLYGHSAGSWKDVTATKSDGIARIRVPKGSYLVEGQVQTPNGKADPDFAWMVQPKLDVTKNATVALDARKAKPVSITAPESARLLDSYVNFDLNSSNGGYSSTWLLDSFKGFRVGQVGPSVPAKLFSAQAGGTWQKGSTSYNLLYHRTGSFYTGFTHKAAKSELALVNLKIGSSAKNRKAAVSPFWVAPSKMFGIGTLTDPFALPGTAKTYVSTPKGYTWSFDVDQLDSRGTSSEVSLTQPSLKTYTAKKTYTQTYNVGVFSPKVGGESGVQRLGNEMVACIAGFADGAGHLGFSKASKQQSVLTVGGKNVVSEKGPLCLYTDALPAKSAKFKVSTDATRSTAVAGVTTRLVAAWTFTSKKPAADKIVNLPVSTVRFAPKLSQASTAKPGKKLTVPLTVQGPAAKNFKSLAVQVSYDGGKKWSKAPVTTKKGKRTLSLSHPKKATSVSLKAKLTDKSGNTYDVTVVKAYLLK, from the coding sequence TTGCTCACTGACAGAAGAAGAGCCGGTGCGGCCATGGTCGCCGCGCTGCTCATAGCCGGGCTCACGTCCGGGGCCGCCTCGGGCGCCACATCCGCCGCCGCCGCGGACGGGACCGGATCCTTCCGGGCGTTCGCGGCGAAGACGCGTCAGGCGGAGAGCGCCACGTCCGTGGTCACGCTGATCACCGGCGATCAGGTACGGGTCGACGCCACGGGCCGGGTGACGCGGGTACAGCCCGCCAAGGGCCGCGAAGGCGTCCGGATGAAGGTGAACCGCGTCGCGGGCCAGGTGTACGTCCTGCCGGCCGACGCCGCGGAGCTGGTCGCCCAGGGGAAGCTGGACCGGCGGCTGTTCAATGTGACGGGCCTGCTCAAGGCCGAGTACGACGACGCGCACCGGGCGACGCTCCCGCTGATCGTGTCGTACGAGAAGGACACGGACCGCAAGGCGCGGGCGAAGACTGCCATCGCCGGCGCGGATGTCTCGGTGCGCCGCGTGCTGCCCGCCGTCCGGGGTGAGGCGCTCACGGCGCCCAAGGAGGACGCGGCGGACGTCTGGGAGGCGCTCACCGCGCCCGGCGACCCGCGGAGCGAGAGCCGCGAGGCCGCCCCCGGTATCGCCAGGGTGTGGCTGGACGGCAAGCGCCGGGCCGCGCTCGACAAGAGCGTGCCGCAGATCGGCGCGCCGACCGCCTGGCAGGCCGGGTACGACGGTACGGGCGTGAAGATCGCCGTGCTGGACACCGGGGTCGATCAGACGCATCCGGATCTCAAGGGCGTCGAGATCGCGCAGAAGGACTTCTCCGGCTCGGGCAACACCGTCGACCATGTCGGTCACGGCACGCACGTCGCGTCGATCGCGGCCGGTTCCGGCGCGAAGTCGGGCGGGAAGTACAAGGGAGTCGCGCCCGGCGCGAAGGTCCTCGACGGCAAGGTCCTCGACGACAACGGCTGGGGCGACGACTCCGGCATCATCGCGGGCATGCAGTGGGCCGCCGACCAGGGCGCGCGGATCGCCAACCTGAGCCTCGGCGGCCAGGACACCGCGGAGACCGATCCGCTGGAGGCGGCGGTCGACAAGCTCTCCGCCGAGAAGAACATCCTCTTCGTCATCGCCGCGGGCAACGAGGGGCCGGACGCGGGGACCATCGGTTCCCCCGGCAGCGCCGCCTCGGCCCTCACCGTGGGCGCGGTCGACAGCTCGGACCGGATCGCCGACTTCTCCAGCGTGGGCCCGACGGCCGACGGCTCGCTGAAGCCCGACATCACCGCGCCCGGCGTGGACATCGTCGCCGCGAAGGCCGCCAAGGGCGTCATCGGTGACCCGGCCGCCGACGGCTACGTGGCGATGTCCGGTACGTCGATGGCGACCCCGCACGTCGCGGGCGCCGCCGCGATCCTCGCCCAGGAGCACCCGGACTGGACCGGTGCGCGGATCAAGCAGGCGCTGACCTCCTCGGCCAAGTCCGGCTCGGGGCTGACCCCTTACCAGCAGGGCACCGGTCGCGTCGACCTGACGAAGGCGATCACCCAGACCGTCGTCAGCGAGCAGACCTCGGTGAACTTCGGCACCCAGCAGTGGCCGCACACCGACGACAAGCCGGTCACCGAGAAGATCACGTACAGCAACAGCGGTACGCGGGACGTCACCCTCGATCTGTCGCTGGAGACCACCGGCCCCAAGGGCAAGGCGGCCCCGGCCGGCTTCTTCACTCTCGGCGCGAACCAGGTCACCGTCCCCGCCGGCGGTACGGTGAGCGTCGACCTCACAGCGAACACCGGCGTGGGCAGCCAGGACGGCGCCTTCAGCGGCACGGTCGTCGCCCGGTCCGCCGCCGACGGCCAGGGCGTCCGTACGACCTTCGGCGCCGTCCGCGAGGTCGAGTCGTACGACCTCACGGTGAAGTTCATCGACGCCAAGGGCAAGCCCTCCCGGTCGGCCGCCACGCTCTACGGTCACAGCGCCGGCTCCTGGAAGGACGTGACCGCCACCAAGAGCGACGGTATCGCCAGGATCCGGGTCCCGAAGGGCTCGTACCTCGTCGAGGGACAGGTGCAGACCCCCAACGGGAAGGCCGACCCGGACTTCGCCTGGATGGTCCAGCCGAAGCTGGACGTGACCAAGAACGCCACGGTCGCTCTCGACGCCCGCAAGGCGAAGCCGGTCAGCATCACCGCGCCGGAATCCGCCAGGCTCCTCGACTCGTACGTGAACTTCGACCTCAACTCGTCGAACGGCGGTTACAGCAGCACCTGGCTGCTGGACTCCTTCAAGGGGTTCCGCGTCGGCCAGGTCGGCCCGTCGGTCCCGGCGAAGCTCTTCAGCGCGCAGGCCGGTGGCACCTGGCAGAAGGGCAGCACCAGCTACAACCTGCTCTACCACCGCACGGGTTCGTTCTACACCGGGTTCACCCACAAGGCCGCCAAGAGTGAACTCGCCCTGGTGAACCTCAAGATCGGCTCCTCCGCCAAGAACCGCAAGGCCGCTGTCAGCCCGTTCTGGGTCGCGCCGTCCAAGATGTTCGGGATCGGTACGCTGACCGACCCGTTCGCCCTGCCCGGTACGGCCAAGACCTACGTCTCCACGCCCAAGGGCTACACGTGGTCGTTCGACGTCGACCAGCTCGACAGCCGGGGAACGTCCAGCGAAGTCTCGCTGACGCAGCCGTCGTTGAAGACCTACACGGCGAAGAAGACGTACACGCAGACGTACAACGTCGGCGTGTTCAGCCCGAAGGTCGGCGGAGAGAGCGGTGTCCAGCGGCTCGGCAACGAAATGGTCGCCTGCATCGCCGGGTTCGCCGACGGCGCCGGTCACCTCGGCTTCTCGAAGGCGTCCAAGCAGCAGTCCGTGCTCACCGTCGGCGGCAAGAACGTCGTCAGCGAGAAGGGCCCGCTCTGCCTGTACACCGACGCCCTTCCCGCCAAGTCCGCGAAGTTCAAGGTCAGTACGGACGCGACCCGCTCCACCGCGGTCGCCGGTGTCACCACCCGCCTCGTCGCGGCCTGGACGTTCACGTCGAAGAAGCCCGCGGCTGACAAGATCGTGAACCTGCCCGTCTCGACGGTCCGCTTCGCCCCGAAGCTGAGCCAGGCGAGCACCGCCAAGCCGGGCAAGAAGCTCACGGTCCCGCTGACCGTCCAGGGCCCGGCGGCGAAGAACTTCAAGTCGCTCGCCGTGCAGGTCTCCTACGACGGCGGCAAGAAGTGGTCCAAGGCGCCCGTCACCACCAAGAAGGGCAAGCGGACGCTGTCCCTGAGCCACCCGAAGAAGGCCACGTCGGTCTCCCTCAAGGCGAAGCTCACGGACAAGAGCGGCAACACCTACGACGTCACCGTCGTCAAGGCGTACCTGCTCAAGTAG
- a CDS encoding PaaX family transcriptional regulator, producing MAEQHSPRSLIVTLYGAYGRAPDGAPLAVAELIRLLGALGVDAPSVRSSVSRLKRRGLLVAERTERGAAGYALSAQARQLLDDGDRRIYTPAPPRLADGWVLAVFTVPEAERHKRHLLRSRLARLGFGTAAPGVWIAPARLREETGHMLRRLELDPYVELFGGEYLGFGATADAVARWWDLAAIAGRYEEFLAVHEPVLRGWEGGRDGSPRDAYRDYLLALDSWRLLPYADPGLPAELLPSDWPGERSAGVFARLHARLRDPAREFVLGILTEE from the coding sequence GTGGCCGAGCAGCACTCCCCCCGATCCCTGATCGTCACCCTGTACGGCGCGTACGGGCGCGCCCCGGACGGCGCGCCGCTCGCGGTGGCCGAGCTGATCCGGCTGCTGGGCGCCCTCGGGGTGGACGCGCCTTCCGTGCGCTCGTCGGTCTCCCGGCTCAAGCGGCGCGGGCTGCTGGTCGCTGAGCGTACGGAGCGCGGCGCGGCCGGATACGCGCTGTCGGCGCAGGCGCGGCAGCTGCTCGACGACGGGGACCGGCGGATCTACACGCCCGCCCCGCCCCGGCTCGCTGACGGCTGGGTGCTGGCCGTCTTCACCGTCCCCGAGGCGGAGCGCCACAAGCGCCATCTGCTGCGCTCCCGGCTGGCCCGTCTCGGTTTCGGTACGGCGGCGCCCGGGGTGTGGATCGCGCCGGCGCGGCTGCGCGAGGAGACGGGCCATATGCTGCGCAGGCTCGAACTCGACCCGTACGTGGAGCTGTTCGGCGGCGAGTATCTGGGCTTCGGGGCGACGGCGGACGCGGTGGCCCGCTGGTGGGACCTGGCCGCGATCGCCGGGCGGTACGAGGAGTTCCTCGCCGTGCACGAGCCGGTGCTGCGCGGCTGGGAGGGCGGCCGGGACGGCTCGCCGCGGGACGCGTACCGCGACTATCTGCTCGCGCTGGACTCCTGGCGGCTGCTGCCGTACGCGGATCCCGGTCTGCCCGCCGAACTGCTGCCGTCCGACTGGCCGGGCGAGCGGTCCGCCGGGGTCTTCGCCCGGCTGCACGCCCGACTGCGCGATCCGGCACGGGAGTTCGTCCTCGGGATCCTCACCGAAGAGTGA
- a CDS encoding RidA family protein: MGLERINPAALSPATGFSHAVTATGGRLVLLAGQTALDGAGGIVGGTLPAQFAAALGNLLTALAAAGGAPGDLARVTVYTTDVADYRAHAAELGRIWRESAGREYPAMAVIGVVRLWDEQALVELDGIAVLP; encoded by the coding sequence ATGGGCCTGGAACGGATCAACCCCGCCGCTCTCTCACCGGCCACCGGCTTCTCGCACGCCGTCACCGCCACCGGCGGCCGGCTGGTCCTGCTGGCGGGACAGACCGCACTCGACGGCGCGGGCGGCATCGTCGGCGGCACACTCCCCGCCCAGTTCGCCGCCGCGCTCGGCAATCTGCTCACCGCGCTCGCGGCGGCGGGCGGCGCGCCGGGCGATCTCGCCCGGGTCACCGTCTACACCACCGACGTCGCTGACTACCGGGCCCACGCGGCCGAACTCGGCCGGATCTGGCGGGAGTCGGCGGGCCGCGAGTACCCGGCCATGGCCGTGATCGGGGTCGTACGCCTCTGGGACGAACAGGCCCTGGTGGAGCTGGACGGGATCGCCGTACTGCCCTGA
- a CDS encoding enoyl-CoA hydratase family protein, with protein MSPFGGSAPRTREWRHLRLVRQDDGVATVTLARPEKLNALTFGAYADLRDLLAELSRERSVRALVLAGEGRGFCSGGDVDEIIGATLAMDTAQLLDFNRMTGQVVRAVRECPFPVIAAVHGVAAGAGAVLALAADFRIADPSARFAFLFTRVGLSGGDMGAAYLLPRVVGLGHATRLLMLGEPVRAPEAERIGLISELTEEGRAAERAAELAGRLASGPALAYARTKALLTAELDMPLAAAVELDAATQALLMNGEDYAEFHAAFTAKRAPRWQGR; from the coding sequence ATGAGCCCGTTCGGAGGTTCCGCGCCCCGCACCCGCGAGTGGCGGCATCTGCGGCTGGTACGGCAGGACGACGGCGTCGCGACCGTGACGCTCGCCCGCCCCGAGAAGCTCAACGCGCTCACCTTCGGCGCCTACGCCGATCTGCGCGATCTGCTGGCCGAGCTGTCCAGGGAGCGGTCGGTACGCGCCCTGGTACTGGCCGGGGAGGGGCGCGGCTTCTGCTCGGGCGGCGACGTGGACGAGATCATCGGCGCGACCCTCGCCATGGACACCGCCCAGCTCCTCGACTTCAACCGGATGACCGGCCAGGTCGTACGGGCGGTCCGCGAGTGCCCCTTCCCGGTGATCGCCGCCGTGCACGGAGTCGCGGCGGGCGCCGGCGCCGTCCTCGCGCTCGCCGCCGACTTCCGGATCGCCGACCCGTCCGCCCGCTTCGCCTTCCTCTTCACCCGGGTCGGCCTCTCCGGCGGTGACATGGGCGCCGCCTATCTGCTGCCCCGGGTCGTCGGGCTCGGGCACGCGACCCGGCTGCTGATGCTCGGCGAGCCGGTACGTGCCCCGGAGGCCGAGCGGATCGGTCTGATCAGCGAGCTGACCGAGGAGGGCCGGGCCGCCGAACGGGCCGCCGAACTGGCCGGGCGGCTCGCCTCGGGTCCCGCCCTGGCGTACGCGCGGACCAAGGCCCTGCTCACCGCCGAGCTGGACATGCCGCTCGCGGCGGCGGTCGAACTCGACGCCGCCACCCAGGCGTTGCTGATGAACGGCGAGGACTACGCGGAGTTCCACGCGGCCTTCACCGCGAAGCGGGCCCCTCGGTGGCAGGGCCGATGA
- a CDS encoding AMP-binding protein — protein MELTPSAHTDTFTRDHLPPAEQWPRLLPLPPAIPPVSPPESAPGSPATGTASGAAADRLNCAVELLDRTVERFGPDRPAFRTTAPGDIWSYGELRDRVDRIAHVLTTDLGVVPGNRVLLRGPTTPWLAACWLAVLKAGAVAVTVLAQHRAGELAVMCEIARVGHALCDARSVDELVAARVPGLRITTYGDGAAPDDLLRLMGPEPGRYEAVATAADDVALIAFTSGTTGRPKGCMHFHRDVLAVADTFARHVLRTGPGDLFAGSSPLGFTFGLGGLVIFPLRAGACALLLEQAGPRQLLAAVQEHRVSVLFTAPTAYRLMLDELAARPSDLSSLRRCVSAGENLPAATWRAWRERTGLRIINGIGATELLHIFISAAGDAIRPGTTGVPVPGWQARVVDAAGAPVPDGEPGLLAVRGPVGCRYLADPRQREYVRDGWNLTGDTYVREPDGYFRFVARADDMIISAGYNVPGPQVEEALLAHPDVVEAAVVGRPDEVRGRIVAAYVVLRGGVEPGEETAAALREFVRSRLVPYKCPRSIVFLDALPRTPTGKLQRFRLREAEPEQGGGTP, from the coding sequence ATGGAGCTGACACCGTCCGCCCACACCGACACCTTCACGCGCGACCATCTGCCGCCGGCGGAGCAGTGGCCCCGGCTCCTCCCCCTCCCGCCCGCGATCCCGCCCGTATCCCCGCCTGAATCCGCGCCCGGGTCCCCGGCGACCGGGACCGCGTCCGGGGCCGCCGCCGACCGGCTCAACTGCGCCGTCGAGCTGCTGGACCGCACCGTCGAACGGTTCGGCCCGGACCGCCCCGCCTTCCGTACGACGGCCCCGGGCGACATCTGGTCGTACGGGGAGCTGCGCGACCGGGTCGACCGGATCGCCCACGTGCTCACCACCGATCTGGGCGTGGTACCGGGCAACCGGGTGCTGCTGCGGGGTCCCACCACCCCGTGGCTCGCCGCCTGCTGGCTCGCGGTGCTCAAGGCGGGCGCGGTGGCCGTGACCGTGCTGGCGCAGCACCGCGCGGGCGAGCTGGCCGTCATGTGCGAGATCGCGCGGGTCGGCCACGCGCTGTGCGACGCCCGGTCGGTGGACGAGCTGGTCGCGGCCCGGGTGCCGGGGCTGCGGATCACCACGTACGGGGACGGCGCCGCGCCGGACGATCTGCTGCGGCTGATGGGCCCCGAGCCGGGCCGGTACGAGGCGGTGGCGACGGCGGCCGACGATGTGGCGCTGATCGCCTTCACCTCGGGGACGACCGGCCGGCCCAAGGGGTGCATGCACTTCCACCGGGACGTGCTGGCGGTGGCCGACACGTTCGCCCGCCACGTGCTGCGGACGGGGCCGGGCGATCTCTTCGCGGGCAGCTCGCCGCTGGGCTTCACCTTCGGTCTCGGCGGGCTGGTGATCTTCCCGTTGCGGGCGGGCGCCTGCGCGCTGCTGCTCGAACAGGCCGGTCCCCGGCAGTTGCTGGCGGCGGTCCAGGAGCACCGGGTGTCGGTGCTGTTCACCGCGCCGACCGCGTACCGGCTGATGCTCGACGAGCTGGCGGCGCGCCCCAGCGACCTCTCCTCGCTGCGGCGGTGCGTCTCCGCGGGCGAGAACCTGCCCGCCGCGACCTGGCGGGCGTGGCGGGAGCGGACCGGGCTGCGGATCATCAACGGCATCGGGGCGACCGAGCTGCTGCACATCTTCATCTCGGCGGCGGGCGACGCGATCAGGCCGGGGACGACGGGGGTGCCGGTGCCGGGATGGCAGGCCCGGGTCGTGGACGCCGCGGGTGCGCCCGTACCGGACGGGGAGCCGGGGCTGCTGGCCGTCCGGGGACCGGTGGGCTGCCGGTATCTGGCGGATCCACGCCAGCGGGAGTACGTACGGGACGGCTGGAACCTGACCGGTGACACGTATGTGCGCGAGCCCGATGGCTACTTCCGCTTCGTGGCGCGCGCGGACGACATGATCATCTCGGCCGGGTACAACGTCCCTGGCCCGCAGGTGGAGGAGGCGCTGCTGGCGCATCCGGACGTGGTGGAGGCGGCGGTCGTCGGCCGCCCGGACGAGGTGCGCGGCCGGATCGTCGCCGCGTACGTGGTGCTGCGCGGCGGTGTGGAGCCGGGCGAGGAGACCGCGGCGGCGCTGCGGGAGTTCGTGCGGTCGCGGCTCGTGCCGTACAAGTGCCCGCGCTCGATCGTCTTCCTGGACGCGCTCCCCCGGACGCCGACCGGCAAGCTCCAGCGCTTCCGGCTGCGGGAGGCGGAACCGGAGCAGGGTGGTGGCACGCCCTAG
- a CDS encoding bifunctional salicylyl-CoA 5-hydroxylase/oxidoreductase — MTTAGTGPGTSTGGAPRVAVIGGGPGGLYAAALLKRLDPAREITVWERGAPDDTFGFGVVLSDETLGSIEDTDPAVHRALRAACVRWDDIDIVHRGRTLTSGGHGFAALARRRLLEILAERCASLGVRLRLRTEAPPAAELAAAHDLVIAADGVHSLTRAAHADAFGPSVTTHRCRYIWLAADFALDAFRFETAETEHGVMQLHGYPYSPDASTVIVEMREEVWRAAGFDAPDTRASVDRCAEIFAGALGGRPLRSRASSRSPASSWTAFRTVVNDRWSHGSTVLIGDAAHTAHFSIGSGTKLAVEDALALAACIQERPTDLPAALAAYESERRPVVESTQRAAAASLRWFEELARYTGQPPHRFAFGLLTRSRRVTHGNLRLRDPGFTRAVEEDFGCPPGTPPMFTPLRLRGLTLRNRVVVSPMDMYSAVDGVPGDFHLVHLGARALGGAGLVMTEMVCVSPVGRITPGCTGLYTREQSEGWRRVTDFVHRRAPGTAIGVQLGHSGAKGSTRLMWDGMDEPLPAANWPLYAASPLPYRPGAGQIPHQLDRRQLDTVREQFASSARRAQRSGFDLLELHCAHGYLLSGFLSPLTNRRTDAYGGSLERRLRFPLEVFDAVRADWPAERPMTVRISATDWAPGGTTPEEAVEIARAFTAHGADAIDVSTGQVVADERPEFGRSYQTPFADLIRNTLSVPVIAVGAISSWDDVNSLLLAGRTDLCALGRPHLHDPNWTLHAAAAQGYEGPAAPWPLPYRAGSRPPPAGRTDAPKPRLTLR; from the coding sequence ATGACCACCGCGGGTACGGGCCCCGGCACCAGCACCGGCGGCGCGCCGCGCGTCGCCGTCATCGGCGGCGGCCCCGGCGGCCTGTACGCGGCGGCCCTGCTCAAACGGCTCGACCCCGCCCGGGAGATCACCGTCTGGGAGCGCGGCGCCCCCGACGACACCTTCGGTTTCGGTGTCGTCCTCTCCGACGAGACCCTCGGCTCCATCGAGGACACCGACCCCGCCGTCCACCGGGCGCTGCGCGCGGCCTGCGTGCGCTGGGACGACATCGACATCGTCCACCGAGGCCGTACCCTCACCTCCGGCGGCCACGGCTTCGCCGCGCTCGCCCGGCGCCGACTGCTGGAGATCCTGGCCGAGCGCTGCGCGTCCCTCGGCGTACGGCTCCGCCTCCGTACGGAGGCACCGCCCGCCGCCGAACTGGCCGCGGCCCACGACCTGGTGATCGCCGCCGACGGTGTGCACAGCCTCACCCGCGCCGCCCACGCCGACGCCTTCGGCCCGTCCGTCACCACCCACCGCTGCCGCTACATCTGGCTCGCCGCCGACTTCGCCCTCGACGCGTTCCGCTTCGAGACCGCCGAGACCGAGCACGGCGTGATGCAGCTCCACGGCTACCCGTACTCCCCGGACGCGAGCACCGTCATCGTGGAGATGCGCGAGGAGGTGTGGCGGGCGGCCGGCTTCGACGCCCCGGACACCCGGGCGTCGGTGGACCGCTGCGCCGAGATCTTCGCCGGCGCCCTCGGCGGCCGGCCGCTGCGCTCCCGCGCCTCGTCGCGCTCGCCCGCCTCGTCCTGGACCGCGTTCCGCACGGTCGTCAACGACCGCTGGAGCCACGGCAGTACGGTGCTCATCGGCGACGCCGCCCACACCGCCCACTTCTCCATCGGCTCCGGCACCAAGCTCGCCGTCGAGGACGCCCTCGCACTCGCCGCCTGTATCCAGGAGCGGCCGACGGATCTGCCGGCCGCGCTGGCCGCGTACGAGAGCGAGCGCCGCCCCGTCGTCGAGTCCACCCAGCGCGCGGCCGCCGCCAGCCTGCGCTGGTTCGAGGAGCTGGCCCGCTACACCGGCCAGCCGCCGCACCGGTTCGCCTTCGGGCTGCTCACCCGCAGCCGCCGCGTCACCCACGGCAATCTGCGGCTGCGCGATCCCGGCTTCACCCGGGCCGTCGAGGAGGACTTCGGCTGCCCGCCCGGCACACCGCCGATGTTCACCCCGTTGCGGCTGCGCGGGCTGACCCTGCGCAACCGGGTCGTCGTCTCGCCCATGGACATGTACAGCGCGGTGGACGGCGTCCCCGGCGACTTCCACCTCGTCCATCTCGGCGCCCGCGCCCTGGGCGGCGCGGGTCTGGTCATGACCGAGATGGTGTGTGTGAGCCCCGTGGGCCGGATCACCCCCGGCTGCACCGGTCTCTACACCCGCGAGCAGAGCGAGGGCTGGCGCCGCGTCACCGACTTCGTCCATCGCCGCGCACCGGGCACGGCCATCGGCGTCCAGCTCGGACACTCGGGCGCCAAGGGCTCCACGCGGCTCATGTGGGACGGCATGGACGAGCCGCTGCCGGCCGCCAACTGGCCCCTGTACGCGGCCTCCCCGCTGCCGTACCGGCCCGGGGCCGGTCAGATCCCGCATCAGCTGGACCGGCGCCAACTCGACACCGTACGGGAGCAGTTCGCCTCCTCGGCGCGACGGGCCCAGCGCAGCGGCTTCGATCTGCTCGAACTGCACTGCGCACACGGCTACTTGCTCTCCGGCTTCCTCTCGCCGCTCACCAACCGGCGCACCGACGCCTACGGCGGCTCACTGGAGCGACGGCTGCGCTTCCCGCTCGAAGTCTTCGACGCCGTACGGGCCGACTGGCCGGCGGAGCGGCCCATGACGGTCCGTATCTCCGCCACCGACTGGGCGCCCGGCGGGACCACCCCGGAGGAGGCCGTCGAGATCGCCCGCGCCTTCACCGCGCACGGCGCCGACGCGATCGACGTCTCGACCGGACAGGTCGTCGCGGACGAACGGCCCGAGTTCGGCCGCTCGTACCAGACGCCGTTCGCCGACCTGATCCGTAACACCCTGTCCGTACCGGTCATCGCCGTCGGCGCCATCTCCTCCTGGGACGACGTCAACTCCCTCCTCCTGGCGGGCCGTACCGATCTGTGCGCCCTCGGCAGACCTCATCTGCACGACCCGAACTGGACGTTGCACGCCGCCGCGGCCCAGGGGTACGAAGGTCCCGCGGCGCCCTGGCCGCTGCCGTACCGCGCGGGCAGCCGCCCGCCACCGGCGGGCCGCACCGACGCCCCGAAGCCGCGCCTCACTCTTCGGTGA